From a single Sparus aurata chromosome 13, fSpaAur1.1, whole genome shotgun sequence genomic region:
- the LOC115593868 gene encoding odorant receptor 131-2-like yields MYANQSQNNSTGGLQYQGLLERVMFSILTTVPCCVFLYINGIMLFTLRSKSVFRDTSRYILLYNLLFADTVLLIHGQLMYILAASKVTLTYPVCGVFTMLANLTTEISPLTLVVMSLERYVAVCYPLRHASIITIRNTGVAIMLVWTFGALSVLPKVFLLLNFQFEELQSLQMKRFCGKESMLLDPLSEFYDKAFTYCLFLSTGVAVSCSYIGVILAARSASTDKASARKVRNTLLLHLVQVGLSLSSTIHNPMLIAVSKVLDRIILVYIQIVFYVCFFIFPRCLTSLIYGIRDQTIRPVLMYNLCCQCRGSLSVTL; encoded by the coding sequence atgtatgcaaatcaGTCTCAGAATAACTCCACTGGTGGACTGCAGTATCAGGGGTTACTGGAAAGAGTGATGTTTTCCATTCTGACTACAGtgccatgttgtgtttttctctacATTAATGGGATCATGTTGTTCACCCTGAGGAGTAAATCTGTGTTTCGTGACACCTCCCGTTACATTCTTCTTTATAACCTCCTTTTTGCAGACACTGTACTGTTGATACATGGCCAGTTAATGTACATACTGGCTGCTTCCAAAGTAACACTGACATATCCTGTGTGTGGTGTTTTTACCATGCTCGCAAATCTCACAACTGAGATCTCTCCTCTCACATTGGTGGTGATGTCTCTGGAAAGATATGTAGCTGTCTGTTACCCTCTGAGACATGCAAGCATCATCACCATCAGAAACACAGGGGTAGCTATTATGCTGGTTTGGACTTTCGGTGCATTAAGTGTTCTCCCTAAAGTTTTTTTGCTGCTAAATTTCCAATTTGAAGAACTGCAGAGCCTGCAGATGAAACGTTTTTGTGGCAAAGAAAGCATGTTGCTTGACCCACTTTCTGAATTTTATGACAAAGCCTTCACTTATTGTCTGTTTCTATCAACGGGTGTGGCAGTCAGTTGCTCCTATATCGGTGTGATTTTAGCAGCCAGGTCAGCCTCCACAGACAAAGCTTCAGCAAGAAAGGTGAGAAATacactgctgctgcatctgGTGCAGGTGGGCCTCAGTCTCTCCTCAACTATACATAACCCAATGCTCATAGCTGTCTCAAAGGTCCTAGACAGAATAATATTAGTGTACATCcagattgttttttatgtgtgttttttcattttcccaAGATGTCTGACTTCACTCATCTATGGAATCAGAGACCAAACCATCAGACCCGTCCTCATGTACAATCTGTGCTGTCAGTGTAGAGGATCACTTTCTGTCACTTTAtag
- the LOC115593649 gene encoding odorant receptor 131-2-like: MSNATQSQINITVGRGLLERGMLFTVSTLPCFLFLFINGTMLFTLRSKSVFCETSRYILLYNLLFADTVLMALSQLMYILAAFRIRLTYPVCGVLVMLINLTNEISPLTLVVMSLERYVAVCYPLRHATIITIRNTRMAICVVWTFSLLNILVQVLLLLNFAFEDLQSLQMTDHCSAIAMILGPISNLYSMAYTYFVFILASLAITSSYIGVMVAARSASTDKASAQKVCKTLLLHLVQLGLSLSSTIHNPMLIAISKVLNRLLLVRIQIVVYLCIIIFPRCLSALIYGIRDQTIRPLFICHLCCQLKLSVSYPVMPLISI; this comes from the exons ATGTCAAATGCAACTCAATCTCAGATCAACATCACTGTTGGACGGGGATTACTCGAAAGAGGAATGCTGTTCACCGTGTCCACACTgccatgttttctgtttctctttattaATGGAACAATGTTATTCACTTTAAGGAGTAAATCTGTGTTTTGTGAGACCTCCCGTTACATTCTTCTGTATAATCTACTATTTGCAGACACTGTACTGATGGCACTCAGTCAGTTAATGTACATACTGGCTGCTTTTAGAATAAGACTGACGTATCCTGTCTGTGGTGTCCTTGTCATGCTCATCAATCTCACAAATGAAATCTCGCCACTCACACTGGTGGTGATGTCTCTGGAGAGATATGTAGCTGTGTGCTACCCACTGAGACATGctaccatcatcaccatcagaaACACAAGGATGGCTATTTGTGTTGTTTGGACCTTCAGTTTACTTAATATTCTCGTTCAAGTTCTTTTGCTGTTAAATTTTGCATTTGAAGACCTGCAGAGCCTACAGATGACAGATCATTGCTCTGCCATAGCTATGATTCTTGGCCCAATCTCTAATCTTTATAGCATGGCCTACACTTATTTTGTGTTCATCTTAGCGAGTCTGGCAATCACTTCCTCCTACATTGGTGTGATGGTAGCAGCCAGGTCAGCTTCCACAGACAAAGCTTCAGCACAAAAGGTTTGTAAGacactgctgctgcatctgGTGCAGCTGGGCCTCAGTCTCTCCTCAACCATACATAACCCAATGCTCATAGCTATTTCAAAGGTCCTAAACAGGCTGTTACTGGTGCGCAttcaaattgttgtttatctgtgTATTATCATCTTTCCGAGATGCCTAAGTGCTCTCATCTATGGAATCAGGGATCAGACCATCAGACCTCTCTTCATATGCCATTTATGCTGTCAGCTGAAGCTTTCA GTCAGTTACCCAGTGATGCCACTTATCTCAATTTAA